TCCCATTTTTGCAAAAGGCGACCTCAGACAATGTGATTAGGCCATCTATCCAAGTTTTCTCGGCTCTTAGCTTAGTTCCACAATCCACATTGATGGCTAACAGATTCTTGTCATCGTCGTTTGTCTTCGACTGACATTTGgttcaccaaaacaaaaatacaaatttgcTCCACAAGAATGGACACAAGTAAAGAAGGTTGGGAAAAGTATAATGCTATTCCTTTGTTACACGTTTCCTAGTATTTCCGATCTTTTACTCTACAAGTACCCTACCATTGTAACTCCATTCAACATATTAAGCAAACCGCTCACTGCTGGACGCTCAGACAGCAAGGCCCTGAGCAATGCCGTCGCTTTTTACTAATTTCAACCATATCTCTTGGCCTTCTTTCCTTGAGCTTCCCTAGAGTAACGGATTCATGAGAATTACCAATCGTGAAACGAACGATTCCATCACCGTGATCTTCCACATCCGGCAGAATCAATGAATCAGATGGACAATTATATGCAATGTCGATTGCATTATGTGTTGTCCTGGGCAGGTCTTTAATGCGCGATAATACCATTGCAATTTGCTCGCAGGCAGCATTGAGGCGTTCCTCCGTTTCAACTGACTCCGTAATAAGTGTTGAAGCCATGGACTCCAATAACTGAATCTTCTCAGAATTGTCTGTAATGGTAGCAGTCTCAAAGGTGTTGGTGGAAGATGAACTGACAGAACACCAACGGGTGGGTAGATAATGGTTCGGAATATGAAAACAATTATTAGTTGACAAGACACGAAGAACATGCCTGCAAAGGATGCCTGAGAACTCGAACTGATAGCAGGTACAGCTAATGTGCTCTTGACAAGGAATCCAAACCACTTTGCAGCCTCCATCTGCCTCAGTATGGTGTCTGACCTGGAAACAACCTTCATCTACCGCAAGAGATGCATATTGTGGAGCCGATACAAGTTCCTCTTGAAGTTTTCCAAATGCATAAGGAGTAAGAACAGAGGCAGCATGTGATTCAATTGGTGAACCTGTCTTAAGGCAAACTCTCTGCAGTTTCCTTTCGATCTTTTGCTTTGCCCCAACCCGATCATTATAATCAACGACATCAGCTGCCTGTAAAAGTGTTTAGCATGGTAAGAATTTCTACTGAATGTATGAACCAAAAGgccagaaaaataaaacatataagaaAAGTTTACAGACTTGCTCTACAAAACGGTCTAGTTGAGACTGTGCACTCAAAAAGCGTTGGATAAAAGCATTAATCGACTCTGACTGACTTGTACTCATGATTCCTGCAAAAAAGTAATTCCTCAAATATGCTAGAGCCCAAAAATTCCGCAGTGCGTATAAGCTGATTACATGCTTATTTGCCTGCAGTCCATATTCATTAACCATTTCCCTCCATCTATCTTCAAAATCTTCCGCCAAGTCCAGATTAAACAGCTGGTGAAACTCCGCTTTCCAATCATCATAACGAGGACCAAGAAGTACAGAAAACCAATCTGAGAACTTTGCGACGATGTGCCATATGCAAAAGGCGTGCTTCGACCGAGGCATTTCAATAGCAACAGCCTCTTTCAGCCACATGTTATGGTCAGTTAACATTGTCTGTGGAGCCTTTCCTTTCATGAAGCCCAAAAATGTCTGTTTAAATGCAACAGGTATTAGGAATAAATAGAAACCATAAACAAGACAAAGTCAGTAAGAAAAGGGTACAAACTCGGTTACAAATTAGTTTGTGAGCCAAAGACTGTCGATGTTCATATGTGCTGGAGAGAATAAAAAGATTATGAAGATCATTCCATA
This Pyrus communis chromosome 6, drPyrComm1.1, whole genome shotgun sequence DNA region includes the following protein-coding sequences:
- the LOC137737694 gene encoding protein FAR1-RELATED SEQUENCE 11-like, which encodes MEDLSQDDIGTIEETAEDTILSRQTSVNLVPFVGQRFVSQEAAYEFYCSFAKQCGFSIRRHRTRGKDGVGRGVTRRDFTCHRGGYPQMKPSEDGKMQRNRKSSRCGCQAYMRIVKRADFDVPEWRVTGFSNIHNHELLKSNEVRLLPAYCSMSTDDKSRICMFAKAGMSVRQMLRLMEMEKGVKLGCLPFTEIDVRNLLQSFRNVNRDNDAIDLIAMCKKMKDESPNFKYEFKIDGHNRLEHIAWSYSSSVQLYEEFGDSVVFDTTHRLDAYDMLLGIWLGVDNHGMTCFFGCALLRDENMQSFSWALKTFLGFMKGKAPQTMLTDHNMWLKEAVAIEMPRSKHAFCIWHIVAKFSDWFSVLLGPRYDDWKAEFHQLFNLDLAEDFEDRWREMVNEYGLQANKHVISLYALRNFWALAYLRNYFFAGIMSTSQSESINAFIQRFLSAQSQLDRFVEQAADVVDYNDRVGAKQKIERKLQRVCLKTGSPIESHAASVLTPYAFGKLQEELVSAPQYASLAVDEGCFQVRHHTEADGGCKVVWIPCQEHISCTCYQFEFSGILCRHVLRVLSTNNCFHIPNHYLPTRWCSVSSSSTNTFETATITDNSEKIQLLESMASTLITESVETEERLNAACEQIAMVLSRIKDLPRTTHNAIDIAYNCPSDSLILPDVEDHGDGIVRFTIGNSHESVTLGKLKERRPRDMVEISKKRRHCSGPCCLSVQQ